The Malus sylvestris chromosome 12, drMalSylv7.2, whole genome shotgun sequence genome contains a region encoding:
- the LOC126591912 gene encoding protein LURP-one-related 10-like produces the protein MKQAEPSAPPLAYANSAPTAYANPGPTSSANSAPIAYANPAPIAYANPAPIAYANPAVAIISPHFCSPHPVDIAIVRKVLTITDGNFVVTDINDKIIFKVKGVRWSRHDRRVLLDTAGYPIVTLRKKLMSAHERWQVFRGDSKDSRNLIFSAKRSSLLQFNTKLDVFLAQNTAENAPDFRVKGSWFERSCTIYAGNSSTIIAQMHKKRTVASMLIGKDNFMVTVYPGIDYAFIVALIVILDEINSDD, from the exons ATGAAACAAGCAGAACCTAGCGCGCCACCGTTAGCATACGCCAATTCGGCGCCAACAGCGTATGCCAATCCGGGGCCAACATCGTCTGCGAATTCGGCGCCAATAGCGTATGCAAATCCGGCGCCAATAGCGTATGCAAATCCGGCGCCAATAGCGTATGCAAATCCCGCCGTTGCAATCATCAGCCCCCATTTCTGCAGTCCTCACCCTGTGGATATTGCAATTGTCAGAAAAGTTCTTACCATAACAGATGGAAACTTTGTGGTCACAGATATCAATGATAAGATCATCTTTAAAGTGAAGGGAGTTCGATGGAGCCGTCATGATCGTCGAGTCTTGCTCGATACTGCCGGATATCCTATTGTCACTCTAAGAAAGAAG TTGATGAGTGCACATGAAAGATGGCAAGTCTTCAGGGGGGATAGCAAAGACTCAAGGAATCTGATTTTTAGTGCCAAGAGATCTTCACTGCTGCAATTTAATACCAAACTGGATGTTTTCTTAGCACAAAATACAGCAGAGAATGCACCTGACTTCAGAGTCAAAGGAAGTTGGTTTGAACGATCTTGTACCATATATGCTGGGAACTCCTCCACAATCATTGCCCAA ATGCATAAGAAGCGAACAGTTGCAAGCATGTTGATTGGCAAGGACAATTTCATGGTGACAGTGTATCCCGGGATTGACTACGCGTTCATTGTCGCGCTTATTGTGATTCTTGATGAGATTAATAGTGATgattaa
- the LOC126593661 gene encoding pentatricopeptide repeat-containing protein At2g38420, mitochondrial-like — MSCDPKKHIWAVSSPLTCPKYYMSFLSSCSLAFQQRSTVARSCRNQRIPTSISNLKPTDDRKQFELEIESRMVRASALKPSSKFFLRKHRKWPVSPYNTRWHQIFNQNQAFQSLKKSSPPPENQPHLLLPTLVYSFSTYNVDPTPEAYHFVLKTLTKTSQFDHIAPVLRRLETVEKFDTPEHIFAHLIGFYGRWNRTQDAIDLFYRILRFRCVPSAHSLNALLYVLCGSCEGLKLVPEILLRSHVMGIRLEESSFRILIDALCAIGKVGYAIDIMNCMMNNGYGLNVKICSLILSSMCEQKDSEGVDVMGFLGEMQKLGFCPGMMDYSNVIRFMVKQGRGLDALNVVIKMKGEGIKPDVICYTMVLHGVITEGDFKKADQVFDELLVLGLVPDVYTYNVYINGLCKQNKVESGLMMISSMEELGCKPNLITYNILLKALCNNGELRRARELMREMTLNGVGVNLQTHRIMLDGLFGKGDIEEACVFMEEMLDKVLVRFCSSFDEVIYGLCHRGLACKAMELLKKMIDKNVAPGAKAWEALLLSSGSEPSLEETTWTGLVEPMVALP; from the coding sequence ATGTCTTGTGATCCAAAAAAACACATATGGGCCGTTTCCAGCCCGTTAACATGCCCAAAATACTACATGTCGTTTTTATCGTCTTGTTCATTAGCGTTCCAACAGCGCAGCACAGTTGCAAGAAGTTGCAGAAATCAAAGAATACCAACGAGTATTTCCAACCTGAAACCAACAGATGACCGCAAACAATTCGAACTCGAAATCGAATCAAGAATGGTGAGAGCCTCTGCACTAAAACCCAGCAGCAAATTCTTCCTGAGAAAGCACAGGAAATGGCCAGTGTCGCCCTACAACACTCGGTGGCACCAAATCTTCAACCAAAACCAAGCCTTCCAGAGCCTCAAAAAATCATCGCCGCCGCCGGAAAACCAGCCGCACCTCCTTCTTCCGACGCTCGTTTACTCCTTCAGCACCTACAACGTCGACCCAACTCCGGAAGCCTACCACTTTGTCCTCAAAACTCTCACCAAAACCTCCCAATTCGACCACATCGCTCCGGTTCTCCGCCGGCTCGAAACTGTCGAAAAGTTCGACACGCCGGAGCATATTTTTGCCCATCTGATTGGTTTTTATGGCCGTTGGAACAGAACCCAGGACGCCATTGATCTGTTTTACAGGATTCTCAGGTTCAGGTGTGTCCCTTCTGCTCACTCTCTCAATGCATTGCTGTATGTGCTTTGTGGGTCCTGTGAAGGTCTTAAATTGGTGCCTGAGATTTTGCTCAGGAGCCATGTAATGGGCATCCGGCTCGAAGAATCGAGCTTTCGGATTTTAATCGATGCACTGTGTGCAATTGGGAAGGTTGGATATGCTATTGACATTATGAATTGTATGATGAATAATGGGTATGGTTTGAATGTGAAGATTTGCTCTTTGATATTGTCATCAATGTGTGAACAGAAGGATTCAGAGGGTGTTGATGTTATGGGGTTTTTGGGAGAAATGCAGAAGCTTGGGTTTTGTCCTGGGATGATGGACTATTCCAATGTGATTAGGTTTATGGTGAAGCAGGGGCGGGGTTTGGATGCCTTAAATGTGGTGATTAAGATGAAAGGGGAAGGAATTAAGCCTGACGTTATTTGTTATACCATGGTCTTACATGGCGTTATCACGGAAGGGGATTTCAAGAAGGCGGATCAGGTTTTTGATGAGTTGCTTGTGTTGGGTTTGGTTCCTGATGTATATACTTACAATGTGTATATAAATGGTTTGTGTAAGCAGAATAAAGTTGAATCCGGATTGATGATGATTTCTTCTATGGAAGAGTTGGGTTGCAAGCCTAATTTGATTACTTACAACATCTTGCTGAAGGCCCTGTGTAACAATGGGGAGCTTAGGAGGGCGAGAGAGCTTATGCGTGAGATGACGTTAAACGGTGTTGGGGTAAACTTGCAGACGCATAGGATTATGCTGGATGGTCTGTTTGGCAAAGGAGACATTGAGGAAGCTTGTGTTTTTATGGAAGAAATGTTAGATAAGGTTCTTGTTCGTTTTTGTTCCTCGTTCGATGAGGTGATCTATGGGTTGTGCCACAGGGGTTTGGCTTGTAAAGCAATGGAATTGCTGAAGAAAATGATTGACAAGAACGTTGCGCCCGGAGCAAAGGCTTGGGAAGCACTGCTCCTTAGCTCAGGATCTGAACCCAGCTTAGAAGAGACTACTTGGACGGGTTTGGTGGAGCCAATGGTAGCACTTCCATAG